A window of Chitinophaga sp. MM2321 contains these coding sequences:
- a CDS encoding DUF5009 domain-containing protein, translating to MNNSTTVNQRLISLDVMRGLIMILLAGESARLYKSLNNLESTGIFHSFMQQFFHHPWNGLRAWDLVQPAFMTMAGSAMYISYYYKTKKGITWGQNFKHIAWRCLKLLICGTALHCVYSGKLVWELWNVLTQLAVTTMIAYLIIRRSDGFQLAFSILLLIATDLMYRYILVPGFEEPFIKDHNFGSFMDMVLMGKINRGGGWVTINFIPTAAHTIWGVLAGKLLISDKSSRQKVLTLVVAGLIGLVLGFGLDWSGITPIIKRISTASFALASGGWVMLVLALLYWLIDVKKNVRYAWIATVVGMNAIFIYLFFETVGVQWVNGVVGIFVKGFAGMIGTPEGISEVLSALAVLVLEWGMCYWLYTRKIFFKL from the coding sequence ATGAACAATTCCACTACCGTTAATCAACGTCTCATTTCCCTGGATGTTATGCGCGGGCTTATCATGATCCTCCTCGCAGGAGAGAGTGCCCGTCTGTATAAGTCACTCAACAACCTGGAGTCAACTGGCATATTCCATAGCTTTATGCAGCAGTTCTTTCATCATCCATGGAATGGCCTGCGTGCCTGGGATCTTGTACAGCCGGCATTCATGACCATGGCAGGTTCCGCCATGTACATTTCTTATTATTACAAAACGAAGAAGGGGATCACCTGGGGGCAAAATTTCAAGCATATTGCCTGGCGTTGCCTGAAGCTGCTCATCTGTGGTACTGCCTTACACTGCGTGTATTCCGGGAAGTTAGTATGGGAGTTATGGAATGTGCTCACGCAACTGGCCGTAACTACTATGATTGCCTATCTCATTATCCGCCGTTCGGATGGTTTTCAGCTGGCTTTCAGTATTTTACTGTTGATCGCCACTGACCTGATGTATCGCTACATCCTGGTACCGGGTTTTGAAGAACCCTTTATAAAGGACCATAATTTCGGCTCATTTATGGACATGGTATTGATGGGTAAGATCAACAGAGGTGGCGGATGGGTAACCATCAACTTCATTCCAACTGCGGCGCATACTATATGGGGCGTGCTTGCGGGTAAGTTACTCATCAGCGATAAATCATCCCGTCAGAAAGTCCTTACGCTGGTAGTTGCCGGTCTGATTGGACTGGTACTTGGTTTTGGCCTGGATTGGAGTGGTATTACGCCTATCATCAAAAGGATCAGTACTGCTTCTTTTGCCCTGGCATCCGGTGGTTGGGTAATGCTTGTACTGGCACTGTTATACTGGCTGATAGATGTTAAGAAAAATGTGCGTTATGCCTGGATCGCTACGGTTGTAGGGATGAATGCTATTTTCATCTATCTTTTCTTTGAAACGGTGGGAGTACAATGGGTAAACGGCGTTGTCGGTATCTTCGTGAAAGGCTTTGCCGGGATGATAGGAACACCGGAAGGAATCAGTGAAGTTTTATCTGCCCTGGCAGTACTGGTACTGGAATGGGGTATGTGTTACTGGTTGTATACGAGGAAGATTTTCTTCAAGTTGTAG
- a CDS encoding PKD domain-containing protein: protein MQKTLLYIFLLCLLAACKKDETSPEPLVVYTIAVDGNQVTFNNETTGATSYKWDFGDGSESTDVSPVHTYKGKGKYVPTLYATSAGGVTAEGSTVIRISKTSPVKLNDNSLADWDTISQNMITAGPAGGVFKKAKFDYDGQSVFFYVEMTSKLADANIFDIYIDADNNPGTGLLTGLFTDGAYDVLLEGQLLLKPAVAAIPMAMYYHTGPQTGFTFDAQSGTDFFSIGTISEANGVLRFEGKLDRSKIKGFTGTAIRLGMVATSNDWSTQLGTIPDDGAPSFLLNMPE from the coding sequence ATGCAAAAGACATTATTATATATCTTCCTGTTATGCCTGCTGGCAGCCTGTAAAAAGGACGAAACATCGCCGGAGCCACTCGTTGTATACACGATTGCAGTAGATGGTAACCAGGTGACCTTTAACAATGAAACCACCGGCGCCACTTCCTATAAGTGGGATTTTGGCGATGGCAGCGAATCTACCGATGTAAGCCCGGTGCATACGTACAAGGGCAAAGGAAAATATGTGCCTACACTGTATGCCACATCTGCCGGCGGCGTTACTGCAGAAGGATCTACCGTGATCCGTATCTCCAAAACATCACCGGTGAAACTGAATGATAACAGCCTGGCCGACTGGGATACTATCAGCCAGAATATGATCACCGCAGGTCCTGCCGGCGGCGTGTTTAAAAAGGCAAAATTTGATTACGACGGACAAAGTGTATTCTTTTATGTAGAAATGACATCGAAGCTGGCAGACGCCAATATTTTCGATATTTATATTGATGCAGATAACAATCCCGGTACGGGCCTGCTGACAGGACTATTTACAGATGGCGCCTATGATGTACTGCTGGAAGGGCAACTGCTGCTGAAGCCAGCCGTGGCAGCCATTCCTATGGCCATGTATTATCATACTGGTCCGCAGACGGGTTTTACTTTTGATGCGCAGTCGGGGACCGACTTTTTCAGTATCGGGACTATTTCTGAGGCGAATGGGGTACTGCGGTTTGAAGGAAAACTGGACCGTTCCAAAATAAAAGGATTCACAGGAACGGCTATACGATTGGGTATGGTGGCTACGAGCAATGATTGGAGTACACAGTTAGGCACAATTCCGGATGATGGGGCACCTTCTTTTTTATTGAATATGCCGGAATAA